A single genomic interval of Zobellia nedashkovskayae harbors:
- the leuD gene encoding 3-isopropylmalate dehydratase small subunit: protein MAYDKFNTLKSSAVPLPIENVDTDQIIPARFLKATERKGFGDNLFRDWRYNSDGTEKKDFVLNNPTYSGKILVGGKNFGSGSSREHAAWAVYDYGFRVVVSSFFADIFRNNCLNIGVLPVQVSAEFLDKILKAIEADPKATFEVSLPEQTITIEGSGESESFDINVYKKANMLNGFDDIDYLLNISEEIKEFASDRPL from the coding sequence ATGGCATACGATAAATTCAATACATTAAAATCATCGGCAGTACCTCTTCCTATAGAGAATGTGGACACCGATCAAATTATACCTGCAAGATTCTTAAAAGCTACGGAGCGTAAAGGTTTTGGCGATAATCTTTTTAGAGATTGGCGTTACAACAGCGATGGTACGGAAAAGAAGGACTTTGTTTTGAACAACCCAACCTACAGCGGTAAAATTTTAGTAGGAGGAAAGAACTTTGGTTCTGGTTCTTCTCGTGAGCATGCTGCTTGGGCGGTTTATGATTACGGATTCCGTGTTGTGGTATCTAGCTTTTTTGCCGATATTTTTAGAAACAACTGTTTGAACATTGGTGTTTTACCTGTTCAGGTAAGTGCCGAGTTTCTAGATAAAATCTTAAAAGCTATTGAAGCCGACCCAAAAGCTACTTTTGAAGTGAGCTTACCAGAGCAAACCATTACTATTGAAGGAAGTGGAGAATCTGAGTCTTTTGACATTAACGTTTACAAAAAAGCGAACATGTTAAATGGGTTTGATGACATAGACTACCTATTAAATATTTCAGAAGAAATTAAAGAATTCGCTTCCGACAGACCTTTATAA
- the leuC gene encoding 3-isopropylmalate dehydratase large subunit, which yields MNTKKTLFDKVWGSHVVQHIENGPDVLFIDRHLVHEVTSPVAFLGLKNRGIKVLHPEKTFATADHNTPTINQHLPVADPLSANQLRMLEENSNEFGISYWGLGHEKNGIVHVVGPEYGITQPGATIVCGDSHTSTHGAFGAIAFGIGTSEVEMVLATQCIMQTKPKSMRINVEGSLGKGVTPKDVALYIISQLTTSGATGYFVEYAGQVFRDMTMEGRMTVCNLSIEMGARGGMIAPDEKTFEYVKGREFTPTGAAWDKAMAYWETLPTEEGAEFDKEITFNAADIEPMITYGTNPGMGIGISNGIPQADAVEGGVATYKKSLQYMNFSEGDSMMGKPIDFVFLGSCTNGRIEDFRLFTSLVKGRKKAANVTAWLVPGSHQVEKAIKDEGLLAILNEAGFELREPGCSACLAMNDDKVPAGKYAVSTSNRNFEGRQGPGSRTLLASPLVAAAAAVTGKVTDPRELMELEIA from the coding sequence ATGAATACAAAAAAGACATTATTCGATAAAGTTTGGGGTTCACATGTGGTACAACACATAGAGAACGGACCGGACGTATTGTTTATAGACCGCCATTTAGTGCACGAAGTAACGAGTCCCGTTGCTTTTTTAGGTTTAAAAAACAGAGGCATTAAAGTGCTACACCCTGAAAAAACCTTTGCTACGGCAGATCATAACACGCCTACTATCAACCAACATTTACCTGTTGCTGATCCTCTTTCCGCAAACCAGTTGCGCATGTTAGAGGAGAACTCAAATGAATTTGGTATTTCATATTGGGGTCTTGGCCACGAAAAGAACGGTATTGTTCACGTTGTAGGTCCTGAATACGGTATTACGCAACCTGGCGCTACAATTGTTTGTGGTGACTCACACACTTCTACTCACGGTGCTTTTGGAGCTATTGCTTTCGGTATTGGTACTTCAGAAGTAGAAATGGTTTTGGCTACACAATGTATTATGCAGACCAAGCCAAAGAGCATGCGAATCAATGTTGAAGGTAGTTTAGGCAAAGGAGTTACGCCTAAGGATGTTGCCTTATATATCATTTCTCAATTAACCACCTCTGGTGCTACAGGCTATTTTGTTGAATACGCTGGTCAGGTTTTTCGTGATATGACTATGGAAGGTCGTATGACCGTCTGTAACCTAAGTATTGAAATGGGTGCTCGTGGAGGTATGATTGCTCCGGACGAGAAGACTTTTGAATATGTAAAAGGAAGAGAGTTTACACCAACTGGCGCAGCATGGGACAAGGCTATGGCTTATTGGGAAACGCTACCTACCGAAGAAGGCGCAGAATTTGATAAAGAAATTACTTTTAACGCAGCCGATATAGAACCGATGATTACTTACGGTACTAACCCAGGTATGGGCATCGGAATTTCTAATGGTATTCCGCAAGCGGATGCTGTAGAAGGCGGCGTTGCTACTTATAAAAAATCGTTGCAGTACATGAACTTCAGTGAAGGCGATAGTATGATGGGTAAACCTATCGATTTCGTTTTCTTGGGAAGCTGTACGAACGGAAGAATTGAAGATTTTAGATTGTTTACATCCTTGGTAAAAGGACGTAAAAAAGCGGCTAATGTTACGGCATGGTTGGTTCCTGGTTCACACCAAGTTGAGAAAGCTATAAAAGACGAAGGTTTATTGGCTATCCTAAACGAAGCTGGCTTTGAACTTCGTGAGCCTGGTTGTTCTGCTTGTTTGGCCATGAACGATGATAAAGTGCCTGCCGGTAAATATGCGGTAAGTACTTCTAACAGAAACTTTGAAGGTAGACAAGGACCTGGTTCAAGAACTCTTTTAGCTAGTCCGTTGGTTGCTGCTGCAGCTGCCGTTACCGGGAAAGTTACGGATCCAAGGGAGTTAATGGAACTTGAAATAGCCTAA